gcagctgggtggctgctgctcaAAGTTACCCCAGCACAGGAGCGCATCAGGCCTGCTGCATGCAAtctggggctccccagcacaaggaAGGCCCTGACAGAGTGGCGCGAGTCCTGCAGAGGCCAGAAGGATGGTTGGGGCCTGGAGCACATTATGGccaaggggaggctgagagagctgagttTTTGAGAAATCCCTCAGAGCCCCACACCGGAGCAAGGACCCAGGCCAGTTGGTGGGAGCTCAAACAATGCAGATTTTCGATACATGTCACGACACGGCCGTGAGCACCTGATCTAGCTGGAGGTGTCTGAGAACGGGCTTGGCTGAGAGACCAGCAGTGGCAAGAGCTCTGGGACTTGGTTTGAAACGAGTGTCAGTAGgaaagtggttttcttttcattactaatgGCAGTGGAGCTGGGTATCACAGAGCCCCAGAGGAGAACAGGGGTGTCCATGCAGCAAAGGTCCCTCCTCAGGGCTGGGGTGTATggccagagctggaaatggcCGGTGTGTGGGGTGCTCAGGGAAAATTGCCCTGGGACAGCTTCCCTGGGGTGTCCAGGGAAGACGGCACAGACCGGACCCCTCTCTTCTGCCCCTTTGGTGCCTTGCTTCCTTCACCATGAGGCCTGGCTCTGCACTGTGAGCACCCTGCCCTCACTTTGCACGCTCACACAGCTGAGTTCTCCACGggtgttttcctctgccagacactttcctgcccagcccagcccctccccagctctccccacctcccctgcgttctgcccagcccagccaagcccagcagcccactctgccctggccccaccacactgcccaccccagggtgctgcagagctctgggtgCTCCCCCCTCACTCCCATGCCACTTCAGAGTCCTTCTGTGTGCATACCTCGATTCAGTGCTTTACTTTTGGGGGACATCACCTCTGAGGGGGTTTCACCTTCTGAGGCTTTATTCCCTCCCAGCCCAAGGCACATGGCAagtccccatcccctccccatccctccacattcatttctgtatgtGCCATCAGTCCTGTCATACGTGAAGCAGCCTGAGGAGGGAATTGGGAGCCCATGCCCCATCTCCACTGCCACTGGACACCACAAAGAGAGCCTTTAAAACCACAACGTTCAGTTCAATGGAACCCCATGGTACCGTGAGCTTAACCCCAATCACAGGGAGAACACAAGGAgacaaaactctttaaaagacCACTTCCGTGGACATTTTATTGGCAGCACCTTTGGAGGAAGAGCTCAACCTTCAGGCACTGCACATGGGAGATGCCCTTTTATTGCAGAGCTGCTACTGGACAGGCCACATCTGATCCAGTGTTGTACAAGGATCAGAAACAGCTGGATGAAACTTCAAGACAAGTAGTAGAAGCCCAGAACATTATCTATAGGTACGATTAtgacaagagaaaaaagcaggtTCTTGGCCTCAGGGAAATGCGCAGAGCAGGGGAGGCAAGTTATTGTCGGTGAAACAGCATCCGTTCGGCCAGTTTCCATAgggcatccttgagctcctggttcctcatgctgtagatgagggggttcactgctggaggcaccaccgaataCAGCACAGTCACCACCAGATCCAgccatggggaggagatggaggggggcttcaggtggGCAAAGATGGCAGTGCTGACAAACAGGGAGACGacagccaggtgagggaggcatgtggaaaaggctttgtgccgtccctgctcagaggggatcctcagcacggccctgaagatctgcacataggacaccacaatgaaaacaaaacacccacaGAATAAACAGGCACTAACCACAAGAAGCCCGGCTTCTCTGAGGTAGGAGTGTGAGCAGGCAAGCTTGAGGATGTGGGgaatttcacagaagaactggtgcaggacattgccttggcagagtgggagggaaaaagtattggcagtgtgcagcacgGCAtggagaaacccactgccccaggcagctgctgccatgtggacacaagctctgctgcccaggagggtcccgtagtgcaggggtttgcagatggcaacgtagcggtcataggccatgacggtgagaagaaaatactcccCTACAatcaagaagagaaggaaaaagacctGGGCAGCACATCCTGTGTAGGAGATGGCCGTGGTGTCCCacagggaattggccatggctttggggagagtggtggagatggagcccaggtcgaggagggagaggttgaggaggaagaagtacatgggagtgtggaggtggtggtcgCAGGCTACGGCAGTGATGATGAGGCCATTGCCCAgaagggcagccaggtagatgcccagcaagagccagaagtgcaagagctgcagctcccgtgtgtCCGCGagtgccaggaggaggaactcagtTGTGGAGCTGCCATTCAACATTTGGTGCCTCTGTGCATGGGTTCCTGACCTTCAAGGGAGAGTCAATGACAAATTGGGGGAGACTTCTCTGAGTAAAATCACAACCATTTCTCCTACACCCTCCCCCTGCTACGCACACCCACTTTGCCTTTTCCAGCAGACCTTCCTTCAGCTCCAGTGCAGGAGCTCTGGTTAGTGCTGGCCGAGCGTGCCCTAACAAGGGCCTCTTCCCGCTGGCTGCCGAGgagtcagccctgctctgcagcagtgggttCATGGGAATGGTGGGGGCAGGGGCCAGGCCTGGTGGTCAGCTGTGTCAGATGAAACCACTCCTAACGCAGAAGAGCTTGTCAGCATCTGCACTCCCAGTGCTAAGGAACCAGGATGGCAGAAGACAGTTGGAGAGGTTTGGGGTCTTTCAAAGCTGCCCCCATCTCACCTGGGCAGTGTTCTTTGATCTCAGAAAGCCTCCACATTTCTGCTGCCCCCAGGGAGAACAGAAGGAGACCTGCGAGGCAAGAGGATTGCCCGGGGCTTAGTGCAGAGTGAGGGGAGCTggtctgtctctctgccttctTCCCCGCTGCCCTGGACTCGCACCTTCATGAGATGGAGGGCGATCAAACTCTTCTATTACCCTGAAAAGTCACCAGgcactgctgacagcagagggATCCGCTACAGACCACGAAATGTCTCACCCTTTCTCAAGGTCTCAGCACCCCCCTTCTAGCCAAGGACACACATGCCTCATTTCACCAGCCCAACAGCATTCCCTCAGGCAGAGTACGTCTGCATTTCTCCGTGGGGCTTTCAGATAACACAAAGGGGCTGTGGAAGAGGTTTGCATCCTGgagggcagctcacagcttggAAGGACACCCCAAGGAGGGAGCCAATTGTCCTAATGTCGGTATCTCAGGAAGAGAAAACGGACTcattccccagccccacacactgcaTTGCCCATAGCCCACAGGTTGCAGGAAAGCTGGGACACTTGTTCCCATGGACACACCTGCATGAACGGATAAACAAGACCAGTGTGTGACTCAGCAGCTGAAACTCCCATCCCCAGGGACTCTGACAGCACTAAAAAGAGAACTTTAGAACAGGCAAGTGGAGCAAGAAGGCAAAATACAGTGAGGGTCTGGCTGAGAGAGGCAAGGGGAGAGGCAGCCGGGCACTCGGGAAAGCCTTCCCCTGACCCCCCTGTGCACGCCACCTCCCAGACAGCGATAATGCAGGACAGTTGCCCTCAGCCCGACTGCTGCTCAGCGGGAAACAGGCACGCGGCAGGAGGGATgcccttctcctctgctgctgctctgctggacaGAGAGGGGACTCCCACCCTCGACCCCATGGCCGTGAGGGCTGAGGGttgtgctgggtgggagaggagaggtgaaggAGGCGTCTCAGTGAAGGCATCTGCAGTGCAGGGGTGGCCGGGAGGTGCCCCTGTCTCCCCTGCAACAGGGTTTCCATTAGcagttccttcctttcctgcccatctctgctgcctgcagctgtgccTGCCAGGAGCTGTTTCTCTGGCCCCACATCTCTTCGCTGCCAGTGCTCAGAGACCCCATCTCAGCCCCtgtgtgcccagctctgccctgcagcctctccgtGTGTGCAGCGGCTACAAAGCAGGTCACAGACACCCTGCTGAGACTGGAgaggtgatgctggtgctgtCTGGAGCCCCCAGagctggaaactgaaaacacagcctCAGCAAAGCTCCTTAGCCATACAGTAATCCTTCCTTTTTACCTTCCAGTAGAAAAGTTCCCTTGGAAATGTCCCACTGCCAACCCAGCCAACCAAGATGAGAAACCTCAAAAGACAGACACCTTCCCTTTCAGGGAACTCCATCTTGGAAAGTTCCCTTGGAAATGCGCGGGGGTaagctggagctgtgagcagccctgacccatgcagcaccctctcaacagcagaaggaccctgccctgacAGGGGTCGCTCCTTCCACCCGtaccttctccccacagcgccatggggagctccccgggcaggctgagtgctgaccctggcaggcggcagagtccctgccccagcacacagcccctggggtgcagggaccctgctcagaaggacagccctgggcacccctgcctgcacacccGGCTTCACACTCCTTTGGCCATCCCTGGGAGAATGCAGCCATCATGCCCTCtccctctgatggtgcagcagggaagccctgctttGGAGCATGTCCTCCTTCTCCACACCAGAGAAGCTGTGAGAGTCCTCCTGAAAGATTCCATAGGCTGTGGGCTGTGCCAGCTTTTGGAGATCCCTCCtcaaactgcagcttctttgcCCTGCCGCCAGAGACTTACCATGTCAAGGGTTGTGAAGATGTCTTCCTCCATTgactctcagcatcctcccatcccacactgcctttaacctctctctgcctcactgctctcccctcggtgcctgcaggcagtgccctcagccctgctgtgctttgcagaggagctgctcctgggcagagctgtctctcggcagcgctgcctgctTGCCATtagctccctccatcccaggagcccagcccagctcagcagcacaggaccagcccaaggcagcactttctctgcctcctaccccacccccccgcccaAGAATCCCTCGAGGTGTCCCTGGGCCTCCAGGGCTGACAgctcctgaaaggcagcagggtCTCTCCTGGGGAACAGAATTTCAGGCAGACTGAAGGAATCACTGACTGTCCCTCTCTACACCCTGGACAGACTGATTCCTGCAGCGGGAATTGCTCTACCAGGGTGTGCGCATCTGCAGGAGGCGTCAACGTTGCCCTCTGGAAACCTCCATTCCTCCATTTCCTCTGCCCCCTCTGGGCTCCCTCGAGGTGTCCCTGGGGCTCAgggggaacctgctgtgaaagaggctgaaggaatccctgatgttccctccctcagctggggagagacacttACTTCCAGTAGTGCCATTACTCCTAtcagaaaaggagctgggcATGAGAATCACTTGTTTGGTCCCATATTTAGGCAGGACATCAGGAAGGTGACAGGGTAGGATCTATTATTGCAAGCTGGAGGAGATGTCTTCAGCAGGGTGAATGTAGGCCTATCATTCTGGGTTTGTAGTGCTAGGGCTCGAAAGACATTCAGCTCTCTTCTGTCCATGCcatgtctctgctctgaagcaaaGCCTTTGCCCGCACGGGCTCTTGGACACTTGGTGCCAGGTTTCCTTCTGGCAAGTCAGAGCTTGCCTGGTgccacagctgggctgcttcAGGCCAGATGTGCAGCAATGCCCTCAGCCAGGGGCACAGACAGGATGAGCTGGAGCCGTTACTGTCAGAGACAGAGCTGTGACCCTGATGGAATCCATTGCCAAGGTGTGGAGGCAGAGGTTAGTACAGCTGGTCTTCAAGGACAGCATCCGCCAAGCACAGCGAGAGTccaaataaaaatcagtctgtAAAACCTGTGAGGCAATTCAAGGGCACCATAATGAGTGTTTGCTACTTCAGCAACGGTTCAAAGAGAAACCGAGATACTGCGTGGCCACTGCTGAATTTAGAAAGAGCAGGTGCAGATAGATCTGCGCTACTCCATGTCCTCATTGCGACAGTCGTCACCAGCAAGGTCTCGCAGGCCTTTGTGCCTCGAGGCAGGACTCTGGAGGAGAACAGCCAGCAGTGGCTGGGGATCACGTTAGGTGTCCCTAGAGCAAGGGCAATCCTTACTGGTGTATGGGACAGGAAGGCAGCATCCAAGGAAGCTGAGAGAGCAGGCTGATGCCACAGGGAGACCACTCTCCATCCCTGAAAGGTCATGGAGACTGGGGGGGACTCCCTGATGACTGGCAACACCCAAACATTGCCTGCACCTTTCAGAAGTGCCCAATGGATGAGCAGGGGAATGGAAGGCTGTGCTCCAGAGCGTGTCCACTTGGATGGCATTTCTGGGTGTCGGAAGGAGAAGGTGACTGGATTGACCCAGGGGAGATTGTGCCTGGCcagcctctttgctttctggtgGGGACGTGGGGGAGCAGTGATTGtctttcagctggaaatcagcaaggctttcaacatcATCCCCCACAACTTGTGTCCAGGATAGGATCTTATGGTCTGCATGGGTGGATAAGGAGATGGgtaaaaaacccagctggatggtggggcagagggggacGTGGTCAAAGTGTGGTACTCTGCCTGGAGACCTGTACCTAGTAGGGAACTGCAAGGGTCTGTCCTGCAGCGTGCCTTGTTTCACATGTTTTGAATGacccagaggagaggaaaggctgatttttcattgcatttgtaGAAGCCATCACATTGAGGAGAGCAGAAGCTGCACTGGAGGGCAGGGTTGCCATCCCAAAGGATATGACAGATTGGAGGGAGGAGCCAGGAGGAACCTCATGATAGCCAAGAAATCCTGACCTTGAGGTGGACTAAGACCCTGCAATGACAGAGCCCAGGTCGgtagcagctctgtgggaaaggctCTTGTGGTCCTTGCGTGCAAAGAAGGCCAACGGCATCTTGGGCTATGCGGGCAGGAGCACAGCCGGTCTGCTCAGCACTTTTTGCATGGTATCCAAAATCATTCCCTAGGTTTTTGACACCCACCATGCCAGAGGGACCTTGATAAACTGGAACCAGTTCAATGTAGCGCCACTGAGGCATCAGGGTGGGAGAACTTAGGTACTGTGAGAAGAGGCTTAGAGAGCTGGtcttgctcagcctggagaagagaagatcTTGAGGGGAACATGCAGCAGCATCGCGCAGTTCCCAGGCAGACGCGTCAGGCTCATGTCCGTGACacaaggacaagaggcaatggctGAAACAAGAGACGCTAAGGCTAGATATAGGGAGAACTTTCTAGCATGAGGCTAGTCAAGCACTGGAAAGCTTTTTCCCAGGGAGTGTGCCCTGTGTCTATCCTGGAATGTGGTCCAGAGTGTTTGCATGAAGCCCTGAGTAATCTGgtctgaccctgcttgagcaggaggttggtcGAGACACCTCCCgagtcccttccagcctgaatgatgctctctttccttcccttcatttttcaaatgagggaAAGCTCTCAGGTTTCTCCTCACCCCAGAAGGAATCACAGCAGGCACAGGGCTGCTTCACAGGTGCCCAAACAGCCCTCACCACatcctttgcttcccttttcatttgCCCAAAGCCAGGTTCTTCTCTTTTACTGTCCTTCTACCCTCCAAAAATAACAGCCTCCCCTGTTCATCCtttcagagcaggttgctcaatGAAATGTCAGCATCCATGTGCAGAGCCTACAAACGAGCCGGGCATTGAAGCCATCATTGCAGAAAGAGAGACGAGGCCTTTGACCAGCTCCATGAACCCAGGAATCACTATGCCATGCCTCCTGACATTCCTGGCAACACCTCAGCTTTTTCTCCAGCCAAGTGTGATTCTTTCTTTCGTGTATGGGCCAATCTCCTGACATATGGCGAAAGTTTTCGTTTGTGAAGAGAATCAAAACCAACTTTTTGACTGAGGTTAGTTTCATTTTACATGCGGAAATGCAGGGCAGATGAAGGGAGCTGAGACCTTCcaggctccctgctgcagagttaGGACTTCAGAGCCTGGAAATGCAGGTAATTGCTGGTGTATCTGTATGCCACATGaacattttgcctttctttgttcctttgcaCTAACCTGGGATCCTGTGCCTTGGCCGCCTTtggctaaaaatgaaacaactgc
This sequence is a window from Gymnogyps californianus isolate 813 unplaced genomic scaffold, ASM1813914v2 HiC_scaffold_31, whole genome shotgun sequence. Protein-coding genes within it:
- the LOC127028265 gene encoding olfactory receptor 14C36-like; the encoded protein is MLNGSSTTEFLLLALADTRELQLLHFWLLLGIYLAALLGNGLIITAVACDHHLHTPMYFFLLNLSLLDLGSISTTLPKAMANSLWDTTAISYTGCAAQVFFLLFLIVGEYFLLTVMAYDRYVAICKPLHYGTLLGSRACVHMAAAAWGSGFLHAVLHTANTFSLPLCQGNVLHQFFCEIPHILKLACSHSYLREAGLLVVSACLFCGCFVFIVVSYVQIFRAVLRIPSEQGRHKAFSTCLPHLAVVSLFVSTAIFAHLKPPSISSPWLDLVVTVLYSVVPPAVNPLIYSMRNQELKDALWKLAERMLFHHEEELVRDVKTSVNLGCSDHEIVVSQIPGKWGRRVAEHRPWT